From one Scophthalmus maximus strain ysfricsl-2021 chromosome 19, ASM2237912v1, whole genome shotgun sequence genomic stretch:
- the anxa3a gene encoding annexin A3a → MCSLWDDLESLTDSASCSSSADLGNRGTIKAAAHFDPSEDAEALKAAMKGFGTKDKVLIDILTQRSCEQRQLIAEAYQDATGSALQDDLEGETRGDFEDVLVALVSTPAAYDCHEVMRAMKGAGSKDDILIEIFASRTNEQIKALSDVYLNEKENLLIKDLRKEVGGDFSKALFLLAEGERDESTGVDVDGAKEDAQALYEASEKKWGTDESAFIEILCQRSEAQLRQIFVEYKSISGKTLQHSIEGEMSGELEELLVAIVKCVKSRPAYFAERLHESMKGGGTDEATLHRIMVSRSEIDLLDVRKEFKKLYDESLHSALESDLSGDHGDCVLAICGGDDGD, encoded by the exons ATGTGCTCCTTATGG GACGACCTGGAGTCTCTCACGGATTCCGCCTCGTGCTCGTCCTCGGCAGAC CTCGGAAACAGAGGAACCATCAAGGCCGCGGCACATTTTGATCCGAGCGAAGATGCCGAGGCTCTGAAGGCCGCCATGAAGGGATTTg GAACCAAAGACAAGGTCCTGATCGACATCCTGACCCAGAGGAGCTGCGAGCAGAGGCAGCTCATCGCTGAGGCCTACCAGGACGCCACCGGCAGC GCGCTGCAGGACGACCTGGAGGGCGAAACCCGCGGCGACTTCGAGGACGTGCTGGTGGCGCTGGTCAGCACGCCGGCCGCGTACGACTGCCACGAGGTGATGAGGGCCATGAAG GGAGCCGGATCCAAAGACGACATCCTGATTGAGATCTTCGCCTCCAGAACCAACGAGCAGATCAAAGCTCTGAGTGACGTCTATCTGAACG AGAAGGAGAACCTGCTGATCAAGGACCTGAGGAAAGAAGTGGGCGGGGACTTCTCCAAAGCGCTGTTCCTGCTGGCCGAG gggGAGAGGGACGAGAGCACCGGCGTCGACGTGGACGGGGCGAAAGAAGACGCGCAG GCTCTTTACGAAGCTTCGGAGAAGAAGTGGGGAACCGACGAGTCTGCGTTCATTGAAATCCTCTGCCAGAGGAGCGAAGCTCAGCTCAGGCAAA tttttgtcGAGTACAAGAGCATCAGTGGAAAGACTCTGCAGCACAGCATCGAGGGAGAGATGTccggggagctggaggagctgctggtggcCATTG tgaagtgtgtgaagtCCAGACCGGCCTACTTCGCAGAACGCCTGCACGAGAGCATGAag GGCGGCGGGACGGACGAGGCGACTCTGCACCGGATCATGGTCAGTCGCTCGGAGATCGACCTGCTGGACGTCAGGAAGGAGTTCAAGAAGCTCTACGACGAATCGCTGCACTCGGCCTTGGAG TCGGATCTGTCCGGGGACCACGGCGACTGCGTGTTGGCGATCTGCGGAGGAGACGACGGCGACTAG